The sequence below is a genomic window from Clostridia bacterium.
CTTTCGGCGATGCGGATATTTAAGAACTTTAAGGCGGTAACGATATGCTCTGCTGTAATTTCCGTTGCTTGCGCGCTGCTCGGGATATTGGCGTCTATTGTTTGGGGAACACCGGTAGGTCCGACAATCGTCGTTGCGGATATAGCGGTATTTTTGGTGTGCTGGTGTGTCGGTTCATTATCAAGATTTGCCGATAAAGTGAAATAAGGAGTTAAATATGAAAAAAACGCTATTTTTAGTATTACTGTGCAGTCTTTTGTTATTATGCTCTTGCGGAGAAAACACCGGGAAAATCGTTGCTCCCGAAAAAACGGATAATCCAAGTATTGGTCAAGGGGATAACATTCAAGAACAATCGACAAACACGGACATTCCGACAATAAAATATGATACTATCGACGTGGACTTGTCCGTTATGAGCGGGACAATCGCTTATTCGCAAGTTTACGATATGCTGTATAACCCTTCAAGATATGAAGGTAAAATCGTGAAAATGCAAGGACCATTTTCCGCTTTTTACAGTAACGAGACAAAACTTTATTATCCTGCCGTCATCATAAAAGACGCGACGGCTTGCTGCTCACAAGGAATCGAGTTTGTTTTATACGGCAATCCTGATTACCCGTTCGGATATCCCGAAGCAGGCAGCACAATCACCATTGTCGGTGAATTTGAAATCTATTACGAAGGATCCGATCGTTTTTGTCATCTGATAAACGCAGTAATAGTATGAAACGGAAATCCGAGCAAACGATTGCTCGGATTTCCGTTTCTTTTCGTATTCATCGGTTTATCCTTACACCGAAATAGTCGTTAAAAAAGAATAATACGAACTTCGAATTGTTTTCGATGTTCGTATTATTTCCGTCTGGCGGAAGCAGAGGGATTCGAACCCCCGTGGGCTTGCGCCCAAACGGTTTTCAAGACCGCCTCGTTATGACCACTTCGATATGCTTCCGCGTGGGGTCGGTATTATTGTAGCGCAAAAGCGCGGCGGTGGCAAGTATATTTGACGATTTGTGAATATTATTTGCGTCGAGCGGTGGCGTTTATGGGGTGCGTTTGGCGCGGTTTGCCCGTATACGTAAGCAGATAATCGCGACCAAAAGCCCCACGACGAGTAGGGCGACGGCGGCTATGGCGAGAGTAAAAGGCACCTCTACGAAGGTGACGCGTAGGGGCGTTTGCTCGGCCACGCAGTATATCCAATGGCCGAAGATGACGGCGGTCGCCAGACACAGCAAGTCGCACGTGGCGGCTACGAGGTCGGCGATACGCCGATTGCCCGCAGGCGAAAAGAGTTTGAGGGGTTTGGTGCGGTAGGCGCCGAACGCCACGAGGTTGAAGATCGCGAGCAGCAGCCACTCGGCGATGACGGGGTGCAGAAAGGCGATGCGCTTGTCGCCGAAGAGGTCGAAATAGCCGTTTTGGGCGAAGTGATACCCCACCGTGTCGGGCATATCGTTCAAAGCGATGAGGGCGTATATAAGCCCGCCCAACGCCGCGCCGAAACAAAGCGCCGTGAATACGGCGTGTACGATGCGGTAGGCGGTATATCGTGCGTTGGCGTCGCGGACAGTCATACGCATAGTATATCACACTCTGCGGCAACGTTCAAGTCTTTTCGGCGGCGTCCCAACCCCGCGCGAACCCGCTTCGGCCACTTCGCCCCGCCGCCTTGACAGGCAAACGGATTATGGCTATAATACAACTATCGGTGCGCTTTGATTGCACGTTATGCTTCGAATACAAGGGAAGAGGTGACGCTATGAAAAAGACTTTTAATACGGACGTAGCCCTATTGTCGGTCACGACGACGGAATTCAACGCGGTATTGCACTTTCACAATTGGAAAGCAAAGACTTTCCCCCACGACGAGCAAATATACGACGTCGCCACCTTCGAGCGTGACGGCAAGACCTACTCGTTGGTGCACGCCAAAATCGCCGAAATGGGCATGACGGCGGCGGCCGCCACGGCGATGAAAATCATTTATACCTTCCGCCCCCGCTATCTCATCATGGTGGGCATCGCCGCAGGTATCGCCAAATCCGATATAGAAGAGCAAATGTACGGAGACGTCATATTGCCCGACGTCGTGTGGAATTACGCCGCCGGCAAGTTCGTCAGTCCCGAAAAGGCCAAGATCGTGTATGGCAATTTGGGCTTTTTGCCCCGTTCCACGTCTGAGGCCATTCCCGAGGAGATTGTACCCTATTTGCAGGCGGCCGTATCCTCGCCCGAAAACCCCTGCCACGCCTATATCGGCCCTATGGCTTGCGGCAGTACCGTGGTCGCCAGCCGCGAGTTGTTGGAAAAACAAATTTATTCGCAATACCACACCACGGCGGGGCTGGATATGGAATCGTATGCGGTGGTCTACGCGGCCAATCACGCCAGCGATCCCAGGCCCACGCCCCTCATCGTCAAGAGCGTATGCGACTTCGCCGACAGCAAGAAGTCGGACGATTATCAGCGCTTTGCCGCCTATTCGAGTTGCGAATTTGCCAAATTCCTGTACGAAAAAATACTACCGATGGAAGATTCCGTGGACGACGATTTTTAGTCGCTTCCGTTCTCGTATGCGGAAACGTAAAAAAGGCACCGAGCGTTCTGTGCCTTTGTTTTTTTGCGGGTTTGGTCTTAGAAGAAGTCCCAATGCCCTTTGGGCTTGTCGTCCGAATTTTCTTCCGCATTGACGACCGCCTCGATGTCGTAGAAGGTGGCGCGGATATCCACGTTGATATACTTGGACGACACTTGGGGCACGGCGTTGCCGTGGGCGAACTCGGGATAGCGGAAGTTGGGATCCAACTGCGTGCGCAGTTGCTTGTTGCCGTTCTCGCCGAAGAGGCGCACGTAGGCTTGGCCGAGGTGCAGCATAGCGAGGTCGGACACGCGCACCACGGGCACGTTGGCGGGTTGCACGGACATATGGATATCGCCCGTGTTGGACACCGAGTAGGACGTCGCCGTGCCGATGGTCTGCCCGAAGGATTCGGCCGCTTCCTTGAGGGTTTGGCTGTCGTTGGAGCCGCAGAAGATGAGCTTGGAGTTGCCCGCGATGTTGATACGCGTCTCTTTTGTGTACAGCGAGTCCAACTGTTGGTAGCTTTGCACGCCCAAGTGGAACCAAACGCGGCGCGAACGCATAGTGGTGATCCAGTTGCCGATATTGGACACGGTCATACCGCTCGTCGCAAATTCGTCCCACAGTACGTGGAAGTCGTATTGCGGATTCTCGTCGCCCTTGTGTTGCAGTTCGGCCATCAGCTGGCGCAAGAACAGATTGCACACCATGTGCGTAGCCTCGTTGGTGTTGTCCACGATGAGGAAGATGGCGGTGGGCTTGTCCAGGTTGTTGACCACGTCCTCGATGCAGATATCGTTGCCGCAGGTGAGCAGGTTGCAGGAGTGGTTGACCACGCGGTTGAGGTGGTTGATGGTGCACATCAAAAAGCTGTCGCGCGTGATTTTGGCCTTGGACGCCACGTAGTTTTCCAAGCGGCGCACGGGCGAATTGCGGTCGTGCAGTTGCACGTAGTCGGTCAGGGTTTCGCAGTCCTCTTGGCGCGAATTGATGACGTTGACCATGTTGTACAGCGAGTATTTTTCCTCGGTCATGCCGCGCGAGGGCACCAGGCTGTCTTCGAGCATCGCCAAAAGGGTGAGCGTGGTGATTTCACGCGAGCCGTAATCCCACGAGGGGTCGCGCACGGTGGGCGGGATGGGGATCATGGTCTCCACGATGAGGGGGATGAGGCTGTTGTAGAAGTCCACTTCCTTGTTGATGAAGGCGTTGACGTCGATGAGCCAGGATTGCTTATCCTCGCCGTAGTCCTTCCCGCGGAAGGTGTAGGGCGCGTCGATTTGCTCCGAGAGTTGTTTTTTTGCGTCCTCGGCGCGGTGGAACGAGCGCCACACCAACCCCAAGGGGTTGTACTTGTCCGAACTGTACGGACGGCTGCCGTCCAGCACGATCACCTTGTAGCCTTGCCGTTTGAGCATCTCGGCTTTTTCGCGGTAGATTTCGTGTTTGCTGTCCATGATGAGCATAGAGGGCTTGTCCGTGCTCTTGGCCAAGAAATCCACTTGGGGCATATAGAAAGATTGCGTTTTGCCCGAGCCGGTAGAGCCGACCAGCAAGGTGTGCGAGGGGGGTGCCACCAAGTAGGTGCGGACGCCGTCGCGGACGTAGTTGGCCACGGCGATGCCGCCTTGGGTATCATAGGGCTTGTCGAAGTCCACGCGGCGCAAGCATTCGTCCTCGGAGTCCACCGTCAGCAAGGTCTGCGCTTCGTGGAAGTCGCGGTTGAGTTCTTTGGTTGCTTCATATACTTCGTTGTGGAAGTCTTGCATGGTGTACCTCCTTTGGGCGTTAGAACCCGATCTTGTTCTTGCCGTAGCCGGTCGACGCGGTGCATTGATAGCCCTGTTTTTGCAGGTCATGCATACGCGCGGCGGCCTCGTCGGGCAAGTAGTCCAACACGCCCTCTTCGTAGAGCGAGTTGAGTTCGGACAAGAGTCTTGCTTCGTCCTCGGTTTTGCCGAGCTTTCGCGTCAGCCCCAAGGCCAGCCACAAAGCCGACAGATTGCCGTTTTTGCTAAGGCGCACGAATTTGGTATAGGCCTCTTCCTCGTGATTGGTGGCGCACAGGAAGCAGGCCACCTCGAATTGCGCGTCGTCTCTCGCCGCGCCGTCGTCCGCGCCGTGTACGTACACCAGCCAGCCGCTCTTGTCGTAGTAGGGGAGTTGGGTGCGTTGATGGGCTTCCAGCACTTCGGCGCGCGCTTTGAGCACGGCGCCGGCCTCTTCCGAGTGGCGAATGCCGACCAAAAGCAGCAAAGCGTTGCGCACTTCTTGCAGATTGACGTATTGGGTTTGCTGGGCTGCCGTCACCTTGTATTTCTCCTCAGCGGACAAAAACATGGCGTAGGCAACGGTTTCGATCAAGGCGTTGCGGCCGCGTTCGGTGTAGAAGCGCGATGCGGTCACTTGCTCGATGAGTTTGATTGCTTCGTAAACGTTTTGTTTCATAATTTCCTCCTTGCCCGCTTGGGTTATTGTATTTGCGGTTGCAGAGATTGGCGTGGGGCGCGTCGGCGTCCCCCTCGAAAAGCAAAAGCGATACTTTTCCCCTTATCCGCCGAATGACCTCGTCAATCTCGGCAACTATCGCATAGTACATATAGGCGGCGCGGCTCGTCTTCGCAACGGCAAAAGACGAAAAAATGCAAAAATTTGCACAAGAATCGTGCTCGGGGCGGGGCAGATGGACGGGATTAACGGTTTATTTGGATTTATAGTACAAAAGACAATGGCAAAACCCTTCGTATTCGGGGTCTTTGATCTGGTCGCGGAACTCCTTGCACATGCATTTTGTGTCCTCGGTGCGTTCGCGGCGGCAGGGACAGTAGCCGCCCGTAGCGGCGAGCCCTTCCTGCACGGTCTTGACAATTTCTTTATCGGGATTGAAGGTTACTTTCATAGGTTCCTCAGGATACGGTGTAGTCGCGGTCCACGATGACGATGACGCGGTAGTCGGGCAGTATGCCCTCTATGGCTTCCTTGACTTCGTTCACGATACGGTCGCAATCGGGCTCGTCGAAGTCGATGATGATATCCACGCTGACGGTACGGTTTACTTCGTCGATGAAGAAGCCGTGCGTTTGCAGTATGGAGGCAAATTTCGCCGTAATCGCGTATACCTTTTCGCGCATTTCGCGGGCGAAGGGCGTTTCGCTGTGTTCGGCGTACACGCCGACGGTGATGACGGTGTGGTACTTTTCGTAGCAC
It includes:
- a CDS encoding type IV secretory system conjugative DNA transfer family protein, which gives rise to MQDFHNEVYEATKELNRDFHEAQTLLTVDSEDECLRRVDFDKPYDTQGGIAVANYVRDGVRTYLVAPPSHTLLVGSTGSGKTQSFYMPQVDFLAKSTDKPSMLIMDSKHEIYREKAEMLKRQGYKVIVLDGSRPYSSDKYNPLGLVWRSFHRAEDAKKQLSEQIDAPYTFRGKDYGEDKQSWLIDVNAFINKEVDFYNSLIPLIVETMIPIPPTVRDPSWDYGSREITTLTLLAMLEDSLVPSRGMTEEKYSLYNMVNVINSRQEDCETLTDYVQLHDRNSPVRRLENYVASKAKITRDSFLMCTINHLNRVVNHSCNLLTCGNDICIEDVVNNLDKPTAIFLIVDNTNEATHMVCNLFLRQLMAELQHKGDENPQYDFHVLWDEFATSGMTVSNIGNWITTMRSRRVWFHLGVQSYQQLDSLYTKETRINIAGNSKLIFCGSNDSQTLKEAAESFGQTIGTATSYSVSNTGDIHMSVQPANVPVVRVSDLAMLHLGQAYVRLFGENGNKQLRTQLDPNFRYPEFAHGNAVPQVSSKYINVDIRATFYDIEAVVNAEENSDDKPKGHWDFF
- a CDS encoding ferredoxin thioredoxin reductase catalytic beta chain, translated to MKVTFNPDKEIVKTVQEGLAATGGYCPCRRERTEDTKCMCKEFRDQIKDPEYEGFCHCLLYYKSK